The Apium graveolens cultivar Ventura chromosome 6, ASM990537v1, whole genome shotgun sequence genome contains a region encoding:
- the LOC141665035 gene encoding uncharacterized protein LOC141665035 translates to MIIYSDSQIVVKQASGEYIAKDPKLARYQAMVRDILKTIPDITILQINREENSKANELSKLVQNMLDLTSSVYFEELKAPSTERSKVLCIGSPNNWMTPYIAYLRDGTLPENQNNARYLKHKAARFFLENGHLYRRTFSAPTLKCVDPDEANYCLREVHEGICGDHLAAKALAYKVIRKGYYWPTVHSDSIAYVKKCSQCEKFSNVPRQSPNPASVSVISDPICRLGHRYHGPLSPGKM, encoded by the coding sequence ATGATCATCTATAGCGACTCTCAGATTGTAGTCAAGCAAGCCAGTGGAGAGTATATTGCGAAAGATCCAAAATTGGCACGGTATCAAGCAATGGTACGGGATATCCTGAAAACCATCCCTGATATCACCATCCTCCAGATAAATAGAGAAGAGAACTCCAAGGCAAATGAGCTATCCAAGCTCGTGCAGAATATGTTGGATCTCACCAGTTCGGTATACTTCGAAGAACTTAAGGCGCCCAGCACAGAGCGATCCAAGGTCCTGTGCATCGGCAGCCCGAACAACTGGATGACTCCCTACATAGCTTATCTAAGGGACGGAACGCTCCCGGAAAACCAGAACAATGCCAGATACCTAAAGCACAAGGCTGCTCGTTTCTTCCTGGAAAATGGTCATCTATACAGAAGAACCTTTTCAGCGCCCACCCTGAAGTGTGTAGACCCGGATGAGGCAAACTATTGTCTCCGGGAAGTTCATGAAGGTATCTGCGGAGATCACCTGGCAGCCAAAGCTCTGGCTTACAAAGTAATCAGGAAAGGATATTACTGGCCCACAGTCCACTCCGACTCCATCGCCTATGTTAAGAAATGCTCTCAGTGCGAGAAATTCAGCAATGTTCCCAGACAAAGCCCCAACCCTGCCAGCGTCAGTGTTATCTCCGATCCCATTTGCCGTTTGGGGCATAGATATCATGGGCCCCTTTCCCCGGGCAAAATGTGA